The sequence below is a genomic window from Deinococcus humi.
GCCACTCGCAGCGGTTCTTCCAGATCGGCGGGATCGTAGCCGCGCTCGCGGTGGGTTTCCACGAATTCACGCAGCTCGCCGCCGTCCAGGATGCGGCAGAACGCCTGCACCACGCCCAGGTCGCTGGCCACGTCGTGGTGGTGGGACCAGTGGTAGTGCACCTCGCCGCCACCGGGCAGGGGGGCCAGCCCCTCGATGGCGTCACCCTCCCACAGTTCGCGCACGCCCAGACGGGTGTTGACGTCGAAGGCCAGCAGACCGCCGGGCTTCAGGTGCGCCTGTGCCCGCGTCAGGGCCGCCGTCAGGTCCTCCACAGTCAACAGGTTGTTCAGACTGTCGAAGACGCAGGTGATCAGCTCAAAACGTTCCGGCACCGCGAAGGTTCGCAAATCGCCTGCCACGAAGTCCACCCCGGGCAGGCGCAAACGGGCCTCGCGGAGCATGTCCTCGCTGCCGTCCAGGCCAGTCACACGCAGGCCCGCCGCCG
It includes:
- a CDS encoding class I SAM-dependent DNA methyltransferase, with translation MQRPPFTALAAVYDAIMADVEYDYWADFVLTYARDGGLALEGAAALDLACGTGGFTRELAAAGLRVTGLDGSEDMLREARLRLPGVDFVAGDLRTFAVPERFELITCVFDSLNNLLTVEDLTAALTRAQAHLKPGGLLAFDVNTRLGVRELWEGDAIEGLAPLPGGGEVHYHWSHHHDVASDLGVVQAFCRILDGGELREFVETHRERGYDPADLEEPLRVAGFVHWEIVEYPDYAVPTPDVPRVWVFAWVAGKAGMEE